A single Drosophila ananassae strain 14024-0371.13 chromosome 3L, ASM1763931v2, whole genome shotgun sequence DNA region contains:
- the LOC6496591 gene encoding uncharacterized protein LOC6496591 isoform X2 — protein sequence MAQETKTAAGAKDKHQLQLQQQQPPNQRQQKTDHIDEDEVSELQMPRNFYDRVREQAERFASTWIGQFVIERTDRALRMIEDTAKWSLPQEKTSAPLERPLPWGPFLMLIILLRLTRMWLSVGALMIGNGPIAPSDMVYFIQTRRRKLRAIRVHGLKVMRQCQQELAYSSGKGLTQKLTQWLSKAMCRPGVQRANSGRLFTVRNMEQTTQTSPAVMKRPREEDPCADPDHNLTIDQMLAKYANENSDNDSDFVPNLEEEDSSSNTSSDESSSESHSSDEISSGEREEMANQVKPPGKKPGVVMENGVHNKAEEKENDKGKLNTIPAPNTNGSNDKEQAEVVPVAKPEIQRKSSPGPVSATKPNPGHLNSTAAAASNDPDPDPETEPEPESETSVTPIPDPQVQQILELAATLTAQQMSNYPTVDTLTPATSSEDIFYSPIGSPTYFNSNLGTQAPPKTCLPSALAHSTPDLKPNDGADIESSENQKHPHQQKQNHQNHQRQNHSHQRHRGGRNRR from the exons ATGGCTCAGGAGACAAAGACGGCGGCGGGCGCCAAAGATAAGCATCAGTTgcagctccagcagcagcagccgccgaACCAGCGCCAGCAGAAAACCGATCACATCGACGAGGATGAAGTCAGCGAACTGCAGATGCCGCGCAATTTCTACGACCGCGTCCGGGAGCAGGCGGAGCGATTCGCCAGCACGTGGATTGGCCAGTTCGTGATCGAGCGCACCGATCGCGCCCTGCGGATGATCGAGGACACGGCCAAATGGAGTCTGCCGCAGG AGAAAACATCCGCTCCCCTGGAACGCCCCCTGCCCTGGGGTCCCTTCCTGATGCTCATCATCTTGTTGCGTCTCACCCGGATGTGGTTATCGGTGGGTGCCCTGATGATCGGCAACGGTCCGATTGCTCCCTCGGACATGGTCTACTTCATCCAGACCAGGCGGCGCAAGCTGCGGGCCATCCGGGTGCACGGACTGAAGGTTATGCGACAGTGCCAACAGGAACTAGCCTACAGCAGTGGCAAAGGACTCACCCAGAAGCTCACCCAGTGGCTGTCGAAGGCCATGTGTCGTCCGGGAGTCCAGAGGGCCAATAGTGGGCGTCTTTTCACCGTGCGGAATATGGAGCAG ACTACCCAAACCAGTCCGGCTGTTATGAAGCGCCCACGGGAAGAGGATCCTTGTGCTGACCCAGACCACAACCTGACCATCGACCAAATGCTGGCCAAGTACGCCAACGAGAACTCCGACAACGATTCGGACTTTGTGCCCAatctggaggaggaggactccAGCAGCAATACCAGCAGCGACGAGAGCAGCTCGGAGTCGCACTCCAGCGATGAGATCAGCAGCGGCGAGCGGGAGGAGATGGCCAATCAG GTAAAGCCTCCAGGCAAAAAGCCCGGCGTGGTAATGGAAAACGGAGTCCACAACAAGGCCGAGGAGAAGGAAAACGATAAGGGAAAACTGAACACCATCCCAGCACCAAATACCAATGGCAGCAACGACAAGGAGCAGGCGGAAGTTG TGCCCGTTGCCAAGCCGGAGATTCAAAGGAAGTCGTCGCCAGGACCTGTAAGTGCCACCAAACCGAATCCTGGTCACCTCAACAGCACCGCGGCTGCAG CCTCCAATGATCCCGACCCAGATCCTGAAACCGAACCCGAACCCGAATCCGAAACCAGCGTTACCCCGATCCCAGATCCGCAGGTTCAACAAATCCTCGAACTTGCTGCTACACTAACCGCCCAACAAATGTCCAACTATCCGACTGTGGATACCCTAACTCCTGCCACCTCCTCTGAGGATATATTCTATAGCCCAATCG GTTCCCCAACTTACTTCAATAGCAACCTAGGAACCCAGGCTCCCCCGAAGACCTGCCTTCCATCCGCTTTGG CTCATTCCACGCCCGATTTGAAGCCCAATGATGGAGCCGACATCGAGTCAAGTGAGAACCAGAAGCACCCCCACCAGCAGAAACAGAATCATCAGAACCATCAGCGACAGAATCATTCCCACCAACGCCATCGCGGCGGACGCAATCGGCGCTAG
- the LOC6496591 gene encoding uncharacterized protein LOC6496591 isoform X5 codes for MAQETKTAAGAKDKHQLQLQQQQPPNQRQQKTDHIDEDEVSELQMPRNFYDRVREQAERFASTWIGQFVIERTDRALRMIEDTAKWSLPQEKTSAPLERPLPWGPFLMLIILLRLTRMWLSVGALMIGNGPIAPSDMVYFIQTRRRKLRAIRVHGLKVMRQCQQELAYSSGKGLTQKLTQWLSKAMCRPGVQRANSGRLFTVRNMEQTTQTSPAVMKRPREEDPCADPDHNLTIDQMLAKYANENSDNDSDFVPNLEEEDSSSNTSSDESSSESHSSDEISSGEREEMANQVKPPGKKPGVVMENGVHNKAEEKENDKGKLNTIPAPNTNGSNDKEQAEVVPVAKPEIQRKSSPGPVSATKPNPGHLNSTAAAGSPTYFNSNLGTQAPPKTCLPSALAHSTPDLKPNDGADIESSENQKHPHQQKQNHQNHQRQNHSHQRHRGGRNRR; via the exons ATGGCTCAGGAGACAAAGACGGCGGCGGGCGCCAAAGATAAGCATCAGTTgcagctccagcagcagcagccgccgaACCAGCGCCAGCAGAAAACCGATCACATCGACGAGGATGAAGTCAGCGAACTGCAGATGCCGCGCAATTTCTACGACCGCGTCCGGGAGCAGGCGGAGCGATTCGCCAGCACGTGGATTGGCCAGTTCGTGATCGAGCGCACCGATCGCGCCCTGCGGATGATCGAGGACACGGCCAAATGGAGTCTGCCGCAGG AGAAAACATCCGCTCCCCTGGAACGCCCCCTGCCCTGGGGTCCCTTCCTGATGCTCATCATCTTGTTGCGTCTCACCCGGATGTGGTTATCGGTGGGTGCCCTGATGATCGGCAACGGTCCGATTGCTCCCTCGGACATGGTCTACTTCATCCAGACCAGGCGGCGCAAGCTGCGGGCCATCCGGGTGCACGGACTGAAGGTTATGCGACAGTGCCAACAGGAACTAGCCTACAGCAGTGGCAAAGGACTCACCCAGAAGCTCACCCAGTGGCTGTCGAAGGCCATGTGTCGTCCGGGAGTCCAGAGGGCCAATAGTGGGCGTCTTTTCACCGTGCGGAATATGGAGCAG ACTACCCAAACCAGTCCGGCTGTTATGAAGCGCCCACGGGAAGAGGATCCTTGTGCTGACCCAGACCACAACCTGACCATCGACCAAATGCTGGCCAAGTACGCCAACGAGAACTCCGACAACGATTCGGACTTTGTGCCCAatctggaggaggaggactccAGCAGCAATACCAGCAGCGACGAGAGCAGCTCGGAGTCGCACTCCAGCGATGAGATCAGCAGCGGCGAGCGGGAGGAGATGGCCAATCAG GTAAAGCCTCCAGGCAAAAAGCCCGGCGTGGTAATGGAAAACGGAGTCCACAACAAGGCCGAGGAGAAGGAAAACGATAAGGGAAAACTGAACACCATCCCAGCACCAAATACCAATGGCAGCAACGACAAGGAGCAGGCGGAAGTTG TGCCCGTTGCCAAGCCGGAGATTCAAAGGAAGTCGTCGCCAGGACCTGTAAGTGCCACCAAACCGAATCCTGGTCACCTCAACAGCACCGCGGCTGCAG GTTCCCCAACTTACTTCAATAGCAACCTAGGAACCCAGGCTCCCCCGAAGACCTGCCTTCCATCCGCTTTGG CTCATTCCACGCCCGATTTGAAGCCCAATGATGGAGCCGACATCGAGTCAAGTGAGAACCAGAAGCACCCCCACCAGCAGAAACAGAATCATCAGAACCATCAGCGACAGAATCATTCCCACCAACGCCATCGCGGCGGACGCAATCGGCGCTAG
- the LOC6496591 gene encoding uncharacterized protein LOC6496591 isoform X3, which produces MAQETKTAAGAKDKHQLQLQQQQPPNQRQQKTDHIDEDEVSELQMPRNFYDRVREQAERFASTWIGQFVIERTDRALRMIEDTAKWSLPQEKTSAPLERPLPWGPFLMLIILLRLTRMWLSVGALMIGNGPIAPSDMVYFIQTRRRKLRAIRVHGLKVMRQCQQELAYSSGKGLTQKLTQWLSKAMCRPGVQRANSGRLFTVRNMEQTTQTSPAVMKRPREEDPCADPDHNLTIDQMLAKYANENSDNDSDFVPNLEEEDSSSNTSSDESSSESHSSDEISSGEREEMANQVKPPGKKPGVVMENGVHNKAEEKENDKGKLNTIPAPNTNGSNDKEQAEVAPEQAHSEKAKLSQFIISGGFSSLPVAKPEIQRKSSPGPVSATKPNPGHLNSTAAAASNDPDPDPETEPEPESETSVTPIPDPQVQQILELAATLTAQQMSNYPTVDTLTPATSSEDIFYSPIGSPTYFNSNLGTQAPPKTCLPSALGNSFHARFEAQ; this is translated from the exons ATGGCTCAGGAGACAAAGACGGCGGCGGGCGCCAAAGATAAGCATCAGTTgcagctccagcagcagcagccgccgaACCAGCGCCAGCAGAAAACCGATCACATCGACGAGGATGAAGTCAGCGAACTGCAGATGCCGCGCAATTTCTACGACCGCGTCCGGGAGCAGGCGGAGCGATTCGCCAGCACGTGGATTGGCCAGTTCGTGATCGAGCGCACCGATCGCGCCCTGCGGATGATCGAGGACACGGCCAAATGGAGTCTGCCGCAGG AGAAAACATCCGCTCCCCTGGAACGCCCCCTGCCCTGGGGTCCCTTCCTGATGCTCATCATCTTGTTGCGTCTCACCCGGATGTGGTTATCGGTGGGTGCCCTGATGATCGGCAACGGTCCGATTGCTCCCTCGGACATGGTCTACTTCATCCAGACCAGGCGGCGCAAGCTGCGGGCCATCCGGGTGCACGGACTGAAGGTTATGCGACAGTGCCAACAGGAACTAGCCTACAGCAGTGGCAAAGGACTCACCCAGAAGCTCACCCAGTGGCTGTCGAAGGCCATGTGTCGTCCGGGAGTCCAGAGGGCCAATAGTGGGCGTCTTTTCACCGTGCGGAATATGGAGCAG ACTACCCAAACCAGTCCGGCTGTTATGAAGCGCCCACGGGAAGAGGATCCTTGTGCTGACCCAGACCACAACCTGACCATCGACCAAATGCTGGCCAAGTACGCCAACGAGAACTCCGACAACGATTCGGACTTTGTGCCCAatctggaggaggaggactccAGCAGCAATACCAGCAGCGACGAGAGCAGCTCGGAGTCGCACTCCAGCGATGAGATCAGCAGCGGCGAGCGGGAGGAGATGGCCAATCAG GTAAAGCCTCCAGGCAAAAAGCCCGGCGTGGTAATGGAAAACGGAGTCCACAACAAGGCCGAGGAGAAGGAAAACGATAAGGGAAAACTGAACACCATCCCAGCACCAAATACCAATGGCAGCAACGACAAGGAGCAGGCGGAAGTTG CCCCGGAGCAAGCCCATTCCGAGAAAGCAAAGCTAAGCCAGTTCATTATATCCGGTGGATTTTCATCTT TGCCCGTTGCCAAGCCGGAGATTCAAAGGAAGTCGTCGCCAGGACCTGTAAGTGCCACCAAACCGAATCCTGGTCACCTCAACAGCACCGCGGCTGCAG CCTCCAATGATCCCGACCCAGATCCTGAAACCGAACCCGAACCCGAATCCGAAACCAGCGTTACCCCGATCCCAGATCCGCAGGTTCAACAAATCCTCGAACTTGCTGCTACACTAACCGCCCAACAAATGTCCAACTATCCGACTGTGGATACCCTAACTCCTGCCACCTCCTCTGAGGATATATTCTATAGCCCAATCG GTTCCCCAACTTACTTCAATAGCAACCTAGGAACCCAGGCTCCCCCGAAGACCTGCCTTCCATCCGCTTTGGGCAA CTCATTCCACGCCCGATTTGAAGCCCAATGA
- the LOC6496591 gene encoding uncharacterized protein LOC6496591 isoform X6, which produces MAQETKTAAGAKDKHQLQLQQQQPPNQRQQKTDHIDEDEVSELQMPRNFYDRVREQAERFASTWIGQFVIERTDRALRMIEDTAKWSLPQEKTSAPLERPLPWGPFLMLIILLRLTRMWLSVGALMIGNGPIAPSDMVYFIQTRRRKLRAIRVHGLKVMRQCQQELAYSSGKGLTQKLTQWLSKAMCRPGVQRANSGRLFTVRNMEQTTQTSPAVMKRPREEDPCADPDHNLTIDQMLAKYANENSDNDSDFVPNLEEEDSSSNTSSDESSSESHSSDEISSGEREEMANQVKPPGKKPGVVMENGVHNKAEEKENDKGKLNTIPAPNTNGSNDKEQAEVAPEQAHSEKAKLSQFIISGGFSSLPVAKPEIQRKSSPGPVSATKPNPGHLNSTAAAGSPTYFNSNLGTQAPPKTCLPSALGNSFHARFEAQ; this is translated from the exons ATGGCTCAGGAGACAAAGACGGCGGCGGGCGCCAAAGATAAGCATCAGTTgcagctccagcagcagcagccgccgaACCAGCGCCAGCAGAAAACCGATCACATCGACGAGGATGAAGTCAGCGAACTGCAGATGCCGCGCAATTTCTACGACCGCGTCCGGGAGCAGGCGGAGCGATTCGCCAGCACGTGGATTGGCCAGTTCGTGATCGAGCGCACCGATCGCGCCCTGCGGATGATCGAGGACACGGCCAAATGGAGTCTGCCGCAGG AGAAAACATCCGCTCCCCTGGAACGCCCCCTGCCCTGGGGTCCCTTCCTGATGCTCATCATCTTGTTGCGTCTCACCCGGATGTGGTTATCGGTGGGTGCCCTGATGATCGGCAACGGTCCGATTGCTCCCTCGGACATGGTCTACTTCATCCAGACCAGGCGGCGCAAGCTGCGGGCCATCCGGGTGCACGGACTGAAGGTTATGCGACAGTGCCAACAGGAACTAGCCTACAGCAGTGGCAAAGGACTCACCCAGAAGCTCACCCAGTGGCTGTCGAAGGCCATGTGTCGTCCGGGAGTCCAGAGGGCCAATAGTGGGCGTCTTTTCACCGTGCGGAATATGGAGCAG ACTACCCAAACCAGTCCGGCTGTTATGAAGCGCCCACGGGAAGAGGATCCTTGTGCTGACCCAGACCACAACCTGACCATCGACCAAATGCTGGCCAAGTACGCCAACGAGAACTCCGACAACGATTCGGACTTTGTGCCCAatctggaggaggaggactccAGCAGCAATACCAGCAGCGACGAGAGCAGCTCGGAGTCGCACTCCAGCGATGAGATCAGCAGCGGCGAGCGGGAGGAGATGGCCAATCAG GTAAAGCCTCCAGGCAAAAAGCCCGGCGTGGTAATGGAAAACGGAGTCCACAACAAGGCCGAGGAGAAGGAAAACGATAAGGGAAAACTGAACACCATCCCAGCACCAAATACCAATGGCAGCAACGACAAGGAGCAGGCGGAAGTTG CCCCGGAGCAAGCCCATTCCGAGAAAGCAAAGCTAAGCCAGTTCATTATATCCGGTGGATTTTCATCTT TGCCCGTTGCCAAGCCGGAGATTCAAAGGAAGTCGTCGCCAGGACCTGTAAGTGCCACCAAACCGAATCCTGGTCACCTCAACAGCACCGCGGCTGCAG GTTCCCCAACTTACTTCAATAGCAACCTAGGAACCCAGGCTCCCCCGAAGACCTGCCTTCCATCCGCTTTGGGCAA CTCATTCCACGCCCGATTTGAAGCCCAATGA
- the LOC6496591 gene encoding uncharacterized protein LOC6496591 isoform X8, with protein MAQETKTAAGAKDKHQLQLQQQQPPNQRQQKTDHIDEDEVSELQMPRNFYDRVREQAERFASTWIGQFVIERTDRALRMIEDTAKWSLPQEKTSAPLERPLPWGPFLMLIILLRLTRMWLSVGALMIGNGPIAPSDMVYFIQTRRRKLRAIRVHGLKVMRQCQQELAYSSGKGLTQKLTQWLSKAMCRPGVQRANSGRLFTVRNMEQTTQTSPAVMKRPREEDPCADPDHNLTIDQMLAKYANENSDNDSDFVPNLEEEDSSSNTSSDESSSESHSSDEISSGEREEMANQVKPPGKKPGVVMENGVHNKAEEKENDKGKLNTIPAPNTNGSNDKEQAEVVPVAKPEIQRKSSPGPVSATKPNPGHLNSTAAAGSPTYFNSNLGTQAPPKTCLPSALGNSFHARFEAQ; from the exons ATGGCTCAGGAGACAAAGACGGCGGCGGGCGCCAAAGATAAGCATCAGTTgcagctccagcagcagcagccgccgaACCAGCGCCAGCAGAAAACCGATCACATCGACGAGGATGAAGTCAGCGAACTGCAGATGCCGCGCAATTTCTACGACCGCGTCCGGGAGCAGGCGGAGCGATTCGCCAGCACGTGGATTGGCCAGTTCGTGATCGAGCGCACCGATCGCGCCCTGCGGATGATCGAGGACACGGCCAAATGGAGTCTGCCGCAGG AGAAAACATCCGCTCCCCTGGAACGCCCCCTGCCCTGGGGTCCCTTCCTGATGCTCATCATCTTGTTGCGTCTCACCCGGATGTGGTTATCGGTGGGTGCCCTGATGATCGGCAACGGTCCGATTGCTCCCTCGGACATGGTCTACTTCATCCAGACCAGGCGGCGCAAGCTGCGGGCCATCCGGGTGCACGGACTGAAGGTTATGCGACAGTGCCAACAGGAACTAGCCTACAGCAGTGGCAAAGGACTCACCCAGAAGCTCACCCAGTGGCTGTCGAAGGCCATGTGTCGTCCGGGAGTCCAGAGGGCCAATAGTGGGCGTCTTTTCACCGTGCGGAATATGGAGCAG ACTACCCAAACCAGTCCGGCTGTTATGAAGCGCCCACGGGAAGAGGATCCTTGTGCTGACCCAGACCACAACCTGACCATCGACCAAATGCTGGCCAAGTACGCCAACGAGAACTCCGACAACGATTCGGACTTTGTGCCCAatctggaggaggaggactccAGCAGCAATACCAGCAGCGACGAGAGCAGCTCGGAGTCGCACTCCAGCGATGAGATCAGCAGCGGCGAGCGGGAGGAGATGGCCAATCAG GTAAAGCCTCCAGGCAAAAAGCCCGGCGTGGTAATGGAAAACGGAGTCCACAACAAGGCCGAGGAGAAGGAAAACGATAAGGGAAAACTGAACACCATCCCAGCACCAAATACCAATGGCAGCAACGACAAGGAGCAGGCGGAAGTTG TGCCCGTTGCCAAGCCGGAGATTCAAAGGAAGTCGTCGCCAGGACCTGTAAGTGCCACCAAACCGAATCCTGGTCACCTCAACAGCACCGCGGCTGCAG GTTCCCCAACTTACTTCAATAGCAACCTAGGAACCCAGGCTCCCCCGAAGACCTGCCTTCCATCCGCTTTGGGCAA CTCATTCCACGCCCGATTTGAAGCCCAATGA
- the LOC6496591 gene encoding uncharacterized protein LOC6496591 isoform X9, with protein MAQETKTAAGAKDKHQLQLQQQQPPNQRQQKTDHIDEDEVSELQMPRNFYDRVREQAERFASTWIGQFVIERTDRALRMIEDTAKWSLPQEKTSAPLERPLPWGPFLMLIILLRLTRMWLSVGALMIGNGPIAPSDMVYFIQTRRRKLRAIRVHGLKVMRQCQQELAYSSGKGLTQKLTQWLSKAMCRPGVQRANSGRLFTVRNMEQTTQTSPAVMKRPREEDPCADPDHNLTIDQMLAKYANENSDNDSDFVPNLEEEDSSSNTSSDESSSESHSSDEISSGEREEMANQVKPPGKKPGVVMENGVHNKAEEKENDKGKLNTIPAPNTNGSNDKEQAEVVPVAKPEIQRKSSPGPVSATKPNPGHLNSTAAAVFCLCFCYSVHVFKHNSLQ; from the exons ATGGCTCAGGAGACAAAGACGGCGGCGGGCGCCAAAGATAAGCATCAGTTgcagctccagcagcagcagccgccgaACCAGCGCCAGCAGAAAACCGATCACATCGACGAGGATGAAGTCAGCGAACTGCAGATGCCGCGCAATTTCTACGACCGCGTCCGGGAGCAGGCGGAGCGATTCGCCAGCACGTGGATTGGCCAGTTCGTGATCGAGCGCACCGATCGCGCCCTGCGGATGATCGAGGACACGGCCAAATGGAGTCTGCCGCAGG AGAAAACATCCGCTCCCCTGGAACGCCCCCTGCCCTGGGGTCCCTTCCTGATGCTCATCATCTTGTTGCGTCTCACCCGGATGTGGTTATCGGTGGGTGCCCTGATGATCGGCAACGGTCCGATTGCTCCCTCGGACATGGTCTACTTCATCCAGACCAGGCGGCGCAAGCTGCGGGCCATCCGGGTGCACGGACTGAAGGTTATGCGACAGTGCCAACAGGAACTAGCCTACAGCAGTGGCAAAGGACTCACCCAGAAGCTCACCCAGTGGCTGTCGAAGGCCATGTGTCGTCCGGGAGTCCAGAGGGCCAATAGTGGGCGTCTTTTCACCGTGCGGAATATGGAGCAG ACTACCCAAACCAGTCCGGCTGTTATGAAGCGCCCACGGGAAGAGGATCCTTGTGCTGACCCAGACCACAACCTGACCATCGACCAAATGCTGGCCAAGTACGCCAACGAGAACTCCGACAACGATTCGGACTTTGTGCCCAatctggaggaggaggactccAGCAGCAATACCAGCAGCGACGAGAGCAGCTCGGAGTCGCACTCCAGCGATGAGATCAGCAGCGGCGAGCGGGAGGAGATGGCCAATCAG GTAAAGCCTCCAGGCAAAAAGCCCGGCGTGGTAATGGAAAACGGAGTCCACAACAAGGCCGAGGAGAAGGAAAACGATAAGGGAAAACTGAACACCATCCCAGCACCAAATACCAATGGCAGCAACGACAAGGAGCAGGCGGAAGTTG TGCCCGTTGCCAAGCCGGAGATTCAAAGGAAGTCGTCGCCAGGACCTGTAAGTGCCACCAAACCGAATCCTGGTCACCTCAACAGCACCGCGGCTGCAG TATTCTGTCTCTGTTTCTGTTACTCCGTGCATGTGTTCAAACACAACAGCCTCCAATGA
- the LOC6496591 gene encoding uncharacterized protein LOC6496591 isoform X7 has protein sequence MAQETKTAAGAKDKHQLQLQQQQPPNQRQQKTDHIDEDEVSELQMPRNFYDRVREQAERFASTWIGQFVIERTDRALRMIEDTAKWSLPQEKTSAPLERPLPWGPFLMLIILLRLTRMWLSVGALMIGNGPIAPSDMVYFIQTRRRKLRAIRVHGLKVMRQCQQELAYSSGKGLTQKLTQWLSKAMCRPGVQRANSGRLFTVRNMEQTTQTSPAVMKRPREEDPCADPDHNLTIDQMLAKYANENSDNDSDFVPNLEEEDSSSNTSSDESSSESHSSDEISSGEREEMANQVKPPGKKPGVVMENGVHNKAEEKENDKGKLNTIPAPNTNGSNDKEQAEVAPEQAHSEKAKLSQFIISGGFSSLPVAKPEIQRKSSPGPVSATKPNPGHLNSTAAAVFCLCFCYSVHVFKHNSLQ, from the exons ATGGCTCAGGAGACAAAGACGGCGGCGGGCGCCAAAGATAAGCATCAGTTgcagctccagcagcagcagccgccgaACCAGCGCCAGCAGAAAACCGATCACATCGACGAGGATGAAGTCAGCGAACTGCAGATGCCGCGCAATTTCTACGACCGCGTCCGGGAGCAGGCGGAGCGATTCGCCAGCACGTGGATTGGCCAGTTCGTGATCGAGCGCACCGATCGCGCCCTGCGGATGATCGAGGACACGGCCAAATGGAGTCTGCCGCAGG AGAAAACATCCGCTCCCCTGGAACGCCCCCTGCCCTGGGGTCCCTTCCTGATGCTCATCATCTTGTTGCGTCTCACCCGGATGTGGTTATCGGTGGGTGCCCTGATGATCGGCAACGGTCCGATTGCTCCCTCGGACATGGTCTACTTCATCCAGACCAGGCGGCGCAAGCTGCGGGCCATCCGGGTGCACGGACTGAAGGTTATGCGACAGTGCCAACAGGAACTAGCCTACAGCAGTGGCAAAGGACTCACCCAGAAGCTCACCCAGTGGCTGTCGAAGGCCATGTGTCGTCCGGGAGTCCAGAGGGCCAATAGTGGGCGTCTTTTCACCGTGCGGAATATGGAGCAG ACTACCCAAACCAGTCCGGCTGTTATGAAGCGCCCACGGGAAGAGGATCCTTGTGCTGACCCAGACCACAACCTGACCATCGACCAAATGCTGGCCAAGTACGCCAACGAGAACTCCGACAACGATTCGGACTTTGTGCCCAatctggaggaggaggactccAGCAGCAATACCAGCAGCGACGAGAGCAGCTCGGAGTCGCACTCCAGCGATGAGATCAGCAGCGGCGAGCGGGAGGAGATGGCCAATCAG GTAAAGCCTCCAGGCAAAAAGCCCGGCGTGGTAATGGAAAACGGAGTCCACAACAAGGCCGAGGAGAAGGAAAACGATAAGGGAAAACTGAACACCATCCCAGCACCAAATACCAATGGCAGCAACGACAAGGAGCAGGCGGAAGTTG CCCCGGAGCAAGCCCATTCCGAGAAAGCAAAGCTAAGCCAGTTCATTATATCCGGTGGATTTTCATCTT TGCCCGTTGCCAAGCCGGAGATTCAAAGGAAGTCGTCGCCAGGACCTGTAAGTGCCACCAAACCGAATCCTGGTCACCTCAACAGCACCGCGGCTGCAG TATTCTGTCTCTGTTTCTGTTACTCCGTGCATGTGTTCAAACACAACAGCCTCCAATGA